Genomic DNA from Candidatus Eremiobacterota bacterium:
GATGGTTCGTGCCGGCCGGAACCTGTCAAGACCGCTTCGCGTCGCTACGCGATGGGCTGCGCCCAGCCTTGACAGAACCCGTCCAGCACAAAGAGGTTCGGCAACTATCGGGTTAAGGGGGAGTAATGGCTCGTGCCCAGACCCAGGTAAGTCTCAGACCAGGGAAAGTTCGCGCGATTCGCGCTGCAGACCGGCACTCGCGGCCGTCTGTACCGCTCTTGCGGCGGCTGCTTGCTCGCTGATTTCCGGCACTCTCAGCCGGACAAACGGGTCATGGCCCGTGCGGATCGCCGCCGTTGCGACGCCGACATATTCAGGACTCTGCAGAGTCGTCGGGCAGTAAGACGGGTACTCGTGGATACCCTCGCCCAGCGCGGCCACTGCCGCATCTCGTGTTTTCACCGCGAAGGACAG
This window encodes:
- a CDS encoding cell division protein FtsK — translated: LSFAVKTRDAAVAALGEGIHEYPSYCPTTLQSPEYVGVATAAIRTGHDPFVRLRVPEISEQAAAARAVQTAASAGLQRESRELSLV